The following proteins come from a genomic window of Lycium ferocissimum isolate CSIRO_LF1 chromosome 4, AGI_CSIRO_Lferr_CH_V1, whole genome shotgun sequence:
- the LOC132054472 gene encoding premnaspirodiene oxygenase-like, which translates to MAGFESSSTVVIWALAEMIKNPYVMAKAQKEVRQVFKGKQIYGEEDLKKLTYLKLVIKESLRLHPPAPLIAPRECREETNIKGYTIPLKTRVLVNAWAVARDPESWDDPESFIPERFENSSIDFTGNHFEFIPFGAGRRMCPGMLFGLANVTYSLAQLLYHFDWEPPNGTNPKDFGYD; encoded by the coding sequence ATGGCTGGATTTGAATCTTCATCTACAGTTGTTATTTGGGCATTGGCAGAAATGATAAAGAACCCATATGTTATGGCCAAGGCTCAAAAGGAAGTGAGACAAGTTTTTAAGGGAAAACAAATATATGGTGAAGAAGATCTCAAAAAGTTGACATACCTAAAGTTAGTGATTAAGGAATCACTAAGGCTACATCCGCCGGCTCCTCTAATCGCGCCTAGGGAATGTAGAGAGGAAACAAATATTAAAGGATATACCATACCTCTTAAGACTAGAGTACTAGTTAATGCATGGGCAGTTGCAAGAGATCCCGAAAGTTGGGATGATCCTGAAAGTTTTATACCAGAGAGATTTGAAAACTCTTCTATTGATTTTACAGGAAATCACTTTGAGTTTATTCCATTTGGTGCAGGAAGAAGGATGTGTCCAGGAATGTTATTCGGTTTAGCTAATGTTACATATTCTCTGGCTCAATTACTCTACCACTTTGACTGGGAACCCCCAAATGGAACTAATCCCAAAGACTTTGGATATGACTGA